The Castor canadensis chromosome 8, mCasCan1.hap1v2, whole genome shotgun sequence genome contains a region encoding:
- the LOC109677433 gene encoding olfactory receptor 6C1-like — protein MRNHTEITGFILLGLSDDPKLQVMIFVFLVITYMLSITGNLTIIMLTLLDSHLHTPMYFFLRNFSLLEVSFTTVSIPKFLGTIISGDKTISFNDCIAQLFFVILFGVTEFYLLAAMSYDRYIAICKPLHYMTIMNRKVCTMLVFASWLISFLIIFPLLMLLLQLDYCRSNIIDHFACDYFPLLQISCSDTKFLEIMGFSCAVFTLMFTLALIFLSYIYIIRTILKIPSSSQRTKAFSTCSSHMVVISISYGSCIFIYIKPSARERVSLSKGVAVLNTSVAPMLNPFIYSLRNQQVKRAFLKIARKIVFFTST, from the coding sequence ATGAGAAACCATACAGAAATAACAGGGTTTATCCTCCTGGGATTGTCAGATGATCCAAAGCTCCAGGTGATGATCTTTGTCTTCCTCGTCATCACCTACATGCTCAGCATCACTGGGAACCTGACCATCATCATGCTCACCCTGCTGGAttcccacctccacacccccatgtatttcttcctcaggAATTTCTCCTTATTAGAAGTTTCATTCACAACTGTCAGTATACCCAAGTTCCTGGGCACCATTATTTCAGGAGACAAAACTATTTCCTTTAATGACTGCATAGCTCAGTTGttttttgtaattctctttggaGTCACTGAATTTTACCTTCTGGCTGCCATGTCCTATGATCGTTACATTGCCATCTGCAAGCCTCTGCATTACATGACCATCATGAATCGAAAAGTGTGTACAATGcttgtctttgcttcctggttgaTTTCCTTCTTAATCATCTTCCCCTTACTCATGTTGCTCTTGCAGCTTGATTACTGTAGGTCCAATATCATTGACCATTTTGCCTGTGATTATTTTCCCTTGTTGCAGATTTCTTGCTCAGACACCAAATTCCTAGAGATAATGGGGTTTTCTTGTGCCGTGTTTACTCTAATGTTCACTTTGGCATTAATATTTCTATCTTACATATATATCATCAGAACAATTTTAAAGATTCCTTCTAGTAGTCAGAGGACAAAAGCCTTTTCTACATGTTCTTCCCATATGGTTGTCATCTCCATCTCTTATGGaagctgtatttttatttacattaaacCCTCAGCCAGAGAAAGAGTGTCTTTGAGTAAGGGAGTTGCTGTGCTAAATACCTCAGTAGctcccatgctgaacccctttATTTATAGCCTAAGGAATCAACAAGTCAAGCGAGCTTTCCTGAAGATTGCAAGGAAGATCGTGTTTTTCACAAGTACATGA